From Apium graveolens cultivar Ventura unplaced genomic scaffold, ASM990537v1 ctg577, whole genome shotgun sequence:
TGCATTTTCATCCATAGGACCAGCTGCAATAGCCTTAGACTTGAGTCTGATTGCTGATGCATCAGGCCAAAAACAATTCCCGTTACTTGTATCTTGTGTAAAAAAGGACATTCGTTTTACAACATAATGTTGAGTTAATCATAGAAGTTCACAAAACAGAAGATATTGTGCTGGTGTCTAACAGAGGACTGACACCAGCACCGGAATTTTGTATTTTGCTTGTTCCAAATATATACAAAAATGATAATTTACCTTGTTTTTATCAAGATGTTCAAATGAAATTTGTTCTTTTAATGAATTGATGTTTATAAAAGGAGACGAGGCAAAGTTGAAGaaataattaatttctaaaatcACCTACAAAGATAAAAGGAGTTGAATTAAAAATTATGAGAATGTATTATCATCTATATACCACGAATATCAAGTCTAATATATTCGAATTTCAACTCATTGGTTCATTCCAATattatttcttcatttcttttataattatatatagtGTAAGTGATTGATCGTTTCGAACTAATTAATTAATGTTGTtttaagattaatttttaaaaaggtgCAAAGACGAATTCTATAATGAGAAATTACTTGTGTTTTTTTGTGTAATTGTCGAATTAGGAATTAGGATTGTAAATGGAATCCTGAGACAACAAATATGCCTACTGAGACCATCTCCAACACTTTTGattcaaaaattcaaatttggatTACCAATTTATCTAAACTCTGATCCAAATTTCTGATAAACTCTAAACGGCGTGATCAAAATTACTTTTTACATATTATAATACACAAATATCATATTAAACTCTTTAttcttaaattttatgtttaaacATGAATAACTATTTATACTGGATCTAATAAAttaatgaaataaaaaataatttcttttactatactaaaaaaatattaaaattatagaCTAAATTAgctaaaaatatattaatttcattAATTAATATCTAAAATATCATTAACATTCTTTAATTAATCACAAATTAATATTAAATCTAATAAACTAAAATTATAAAAGTAATAAatcataattttatattaaagtAAATTTGGATCAGTCAACGTTGTGATTGATCCAAATCTGGATCATCATTTGGATATTGTTGGAGGAAAATTTGGAATAATTTACCCCAAATTTAGATATTTAGATCACTGTTGGGAGATATCCATTGGAGATATCCTATAGAGCAATGTTAAGGTTCCAAATGGATTACTAAAGCATTCCTTAATTACACGGTCATATTTTTATTGGTGGTACTCATATTAATATACACGGGTTCATTCTATTCACCAAAACTCGTCCTCTTGAACGACGGAATCAACCATATCTTATGTCAAACAGCAACCTGCAAGCAAGAGTTGATCACATATTAGACAGATTTATATGCGTGCTCGTACGCTGTGCATTAAGTGGAGCAAGAGGATCAAGCAAACTAGCAGAATGTTATTCTTGCCCTATACAGAACACCATAAAACAAACCTCAGTTCCCTGAATGTCCTGCAAGAACCACCAGGGGCCATTCTTTGAAGACAGTCTGACAAGAAATGATCTTATGAAAAACAGAAACTCATATTCATAGATCAAAATGAACAAAACGTGGGTTATTCTACTCATTCTTTTTGGTAAAAACAACATATACAAAGAAACAGGAATTAATTTGACATAATCTATGTGTTACGTTGCCGGCTCTTCTAAAACCTGAACATGTTAGGAAGAACACATTTTCGGAAAGGACATATTGGTGGGGGGAAACAACTCCAAAATGTACATGTTTTAACACTAGAACATATGTATACCTCAAATCAAGTTAAAAATGCAACCACAATTGTTTTCATCATGCAAAGGTTTTTCAAAGGTATTGTCTTACTGCAGTTAAATTGAGCAGTTCTAGCATCTACAAAACAAACTACCTCATTTCATATACTCATTCAACTTCATCGCTTGTTGTATTAATATTATATTCTCTCACATTGCAAGgaaaaaacaaagaaaagagaGTAAAGCTCAATCACAGATatagcaaaaaaaaaaatcagGCTAAAGAAAAAGAGTATAGGAGAGAAAAACATCAGTTCAGAAATTTTGTAGTTTCTGATAGTAGAGTTGATTGAGGTTCTATGACGTCTGGGTTTGATTCCAAGAGCACGAAAAATTAGTGAAATACCAAAATTAATCCAATTcggttaaattataaaaatatatagtTTTAAAATGTTCTCGCCATTTAGATTAAAAGATAAATAAAGGAGATTCATGGGATGCATATATATATGTCCACGCAAGGTTTCAGATAAAAATTTTAACATGTTACTTTATAATACCTCATCAATCCTGCCACAGTACGCAATGCCATGAAGAGAGTCAAACCTGACCAAACTCCTGAAAGACCTATTAGTGGAGGAGCCCATAGCAGAAATGCCGATGCCAATGCCCCGACCACCATCTATAGAAAAACATTATTTATCAATTAGAGGTTAGTATGCAGTGTAGCACGGCAAACTCAGAATTGACTGCTACCTTGAGAGAAGAAATTTACCATTGAGCAAGCAGCAAACATGAAATCTGAAATACCATAGTGGAGGCCGTCAAAAATATAAGCAAGAGCAGTAATAGGCTGACTGGCACTGATAAACTGCGAAAACATAGATGCAACACAATCAAGTAGATTTTCACAATGGACCCTACACATGCAGTATATGCATACTTACAAGTAACCCGGATCTAACAATGTTTAGCACTTCCACATCCTTGGTGAACAAAGTAGCTAACGAACCGAAAGACAAACTCAATATTATAGCTAGCAAGATGCCAGTAAATAGTCCTGCCTGGGTCAAAATCAAAATCAGTTAAAAGTATAACCATTAGCATAGAACTGCACAGAAAGATACAAGAACACAAAAGAATGTCTTGTTTTTTTAACTTGGACGAAAAATGAGACTGATACACATCCTGATGTTCCCCCAAGAAGAATTCATTTTACGATAAAAGGAAGTTTAGAATTTAGATTAGAAAAAAATGACAAAAGAGACTGAACAAAATGGAATAGGAAATTGATTTACCTTAATGCTAATGTAAGTGATCTCTCTTACTCTGTTGTAGTCTCCTTTTGCAAATGAACTTGCAATAAGAGCCTAAAAGTACAATGAAATGTGAAAGTGAAAATTGGATAAAATAAGAAACACTTTATATATAAACAACTTTGTTTTTTTTTGAATTGACTGTATAAATTGACATGTCATGGCATGAACTTAAAAACTGGAAGCTTCTGTAAAATCTTCTTGGAGATATCTGGGTTACAATAAATACTAAAGACACTACAGGTTAAGGGTATATATTCTAGGGACTGCATATCTCGGCTTTTAAGATAAATCTAATACTATATTAAATTCATCTCTTGCTATGTTGACAAGGACACTACAGGTTATTCGCATAGAATCAATAAAATTTCATTATATTCCTTGTTTAGAGTGTATGTTGGTTCTTGATATACAAGCATTAATTACAAAGATCAGAGGTGGTCAGAGCTGTAACTGTAAGCCTATCTTGATCTCCGTATCTTAGAAAAGTAACAAAATGAATGGAATGGTAGCATGCTACACTCTGTAATATATACTTTGACGAGAATTCAGTATTATCAAATTACTACCTGACTAGATGAAGATTGGGCATCCGCAAGGAGAGACGTAGACAACCATACTTGCAGGATAATCTGATGGGCAGCCATGGACAATGGTCCTTGACGAGCAGCCATTGACGTACTTAAAGTCACAGTCATAACAGCAGCAAGAGTTCTTCCAAGAAGAAAACCACCTGAAAATAAAATTTGTAAGAAGATGTGGCCACGTTATTGGTATGAAGGTGGGGACCATTGCAATTCATATAGTGACGAGGATAACTACGTGGGACATAATAACTAAACAATCTGTTCTTTTTATTGGAAGAATACTACATACTAATTTGAAGCGTAATTATGCTTCCTGGGGGATCCTCGCACATAAAGAACTATACTACTATGGTATCACGTTAAGCAACCAACTCATATAAAACCTTAACGTTGTGTTTGGTTGGGATGAATGAAAATGGAAGAAATGAAATGAAATTTGAACCATAATACAAATGATTGTTCATATTTTTCATTCTTTCCCCCATTCCATTCATATCAATATAACCTAGAGCTCAAGCACCCATTTGAGAAGAAATGCTCCATTCCTTCCCATacccattttcttcacaatttCTATCAAAACAAGTTTGCGCTcactaatttttttttacaaatctTCTCTCCAAACTCCATTGTTTCCCATTAATTTTACACATTCCATTTCATTATCCCCAACCAAACACAACACAAGGTGTTAGAAGGAAGCATTAAATGGAACATGTATTATGCAACAATATTGAATTTATATCTTTTTGGATCCAAATGGTTGCATGCCACGTTATGCATATATACActttttgaaaataatattacCTATTGTTCTCTTGTTTTAGTTAAATTTCAAACTATAACTGTAGTTCCTTGCAATATCAGCTAAAGTTGAGACAATATATGATCCAACCATGTCCTCCTACCACTTTGACATTTGGGGAGAGTTGGTAAGTTAACATCGTATCAGAGCTCAAGAGATGTCACGAGTTTAAATCCTTTTACCCCAATATTCTCGATTATTTAATTTGGACACTAACGAAAATATTTCCCCAAAAGATCGAGTGAGGGAATATTAAGATATGGTAACTTAACGCTCTAGATCATGTAATTTAGTCGAGTCTTGAAGTGTTCGATGAAGTGTGGAGATAGATTTTACCTTTACCAAATATTTGCTATTGTGATTTGTGTGCCTCTCACCCTCTTGCTAAGGAGAGAGGACATGGGTGAAGTATTGGACCACGATATTAGTTAACATCATCGTGATAATTGTCCAGGCcagaattataacttaaatcaAAATGGAAACCTGTCTCAGATATATAGTCATGAAATGCATATGATATACTGTTAGATTGTACTCCTTACACTTTGAGGTTTTGAAAGAATTGATCATATAACATGGTTCCGGGTCAACCTTTTCGTGTCATATAAGAATTTTAATTGTAAGGCATGTTTTAAGATGTGAAATGAAAAAAAAAGGATCCATAGGAACCTACCATTAAAAGACTAATCAATACAAGCTTAACACTAAACAACATGAAAAAAGCAGTGGCTGCGAAAATACAATGTCGTGATACCTTTGTATACCATTATACAAATTAGTCTTGGCCAATAATAAGTAAAAATTTATTTACAAACACTTACCCGATTTTAGATAGCCACCGAACTGTAATTTTTCAAAATCTGGTACCAGTATAGTTCGCTTATTAAGATGCCATATCATGGAAAGTGTCACTGTATATCTGAGAAAATTTATAGATAATGTCATTAAAAATTGCAGGTACATCAACTTTGTAAAAGTACTCAGGGTTGTATTAGTATAAATGTATAATTGAGTAACTATTAGAGCACTTACTGTGATATTATTGAGGAAATGGCTGCACCAGTTACTCCTAAGTGGAATACATACATAAGTGCAGGGAAAAGGAATACTGCTGCCGTATTTCCAAGTGCTGCACAATAACTTTTTGCTTCAGTAATAAGTGCTgtcaattaaaatttaatactacTCGAAAAGCAGATATATATAAACAAAAGGCCCAATATATCTTTACTGAACAGCCTGAAATAATATACTTGAACATCCAGagatttaaattaaaatataccCCATATATTCCCCAACCTTTTCCACGGATTAACTGTATGTTTAACTCTTTTACCGAAGGATTCATTGTAACACTTGCTGATAGACACCTAAAGCACCTATATTTTGCTTGCAGTCAATAAAACCAGCGGATAATAGAGTGGTTGTACCAGCCAAAACTGTTGGTCTCGATTCTATCATCAAGTGATTGTTTCATATTTGAAAGAAGTAGCATATTTATTTATCTTATGCAGTTTAAATGCCAGAGTACATGATTccgaaaatattaaaaatatattattagaACTGGTGATTTGTGTAACTTAAACTGGTGAATTAGATGCAAAATGATAGTCGCAGTTTATACCAATCACTACTTATCATCACATAAATCAGTAGTGATTTGCATCCAAATTCACTCAAACAAATCACTGGTTCTCAGTTCTCTTTAGAGAGGACTCTATAAATCTATATATATTTAATTTGGAAAGAGAGAAATCGGCAATAAAATCAGAGACCAGCGGCAGAACTTGTACTGTTTGTATATGAGACTTATGTGTCTTGCAAAAGAGAGAATAAGCTCTTAAAAAGAATAACGAACTGAAGCCCCAAGTATGATACAGTGATGAAATCGAAATGCTAAGGTAATGGGCTGATATAATGGTCTACATCATCTCAAGAATTAATAAATTCATTCGTTAAGGTATTACCATTGGCTTGATGGAACTCAAAAATGTGAAATTTAACTATTATGCAATCGTCTGAAACcttttgtttttttaatattatCAAATGGAATTTACTCTACATTCGTGGTTGTACAAAGATAAATTATACAAAAGAATTGGAAACAACTCAGGTAAGATAAATATATGGGCTGATAAGTTGTTAAAATGTGTTGTAAAAAAAATGAGGTGTAAATCATATATTGGGTAAATTATATCAAACAAATACTTGCCAAGACATTTTACAGGAGTCTCAGTGTCTTTGAAACCACGAAAGATGCCTTGAATAGCCAAAGAAAGTACAACAGCTGGGCAACCAAGTGCTCTAAGTTGAAGAAAGTGATGTGCTGAAGTGCGCATCGGTGATGCCTGTCAAGAGCATCAAGGTCAATTGATGATAACATATGACATCCTCTAATCACATAAAAAGTTGCAGAAGACAAGCAAGGCCAAAGTAAACATAGATTGATTATAACCACTATTCTTTGAAATTACTACTTACAGTTGATATGCCCATGATGCTAAGAAACATTCCAGATCCTAAATATAATGCTGTGGCCTCAAGAATACCAATTCCAATAGATAACACTAATGCAGTAGAAACTGAGGGCAACTGCATTCTCTCAGCTGTGAAACAACTTCATGTCATATTGTTTTCCCCTTCATACAGTAGTAACATGTATCCCTCTAGTGTATAGCAAAATTTTCTGAAAAGACTGAAGTACTTTTACCTGAGCTAAAACCTTCGGTTGAATGCTTAGAGATGTCTTCCGCTACGAATGAAGTTGTAACACTAAGAAGAGGAATGTTGAATACCTTTGAAATTATGTTAAAAATAGATATGGAAACACCAGCTGACGCCAACTCCAGGGAACCTATAATCAGAAATCATCAACATAAGAACCCCTCAAGCAGTGTACAACAAATTGGACGATAATATAAAATGTACGAggaaaaaaaaatgaaatataGAAGCTAAGTCTTGACCAAACAAAATTTGAAGCAAACTTCCACGGCTATTGCCAATGTGTTTCGATAAGATACGTGCCACTTAGCAACGAGTTAGTTTCTAAAAAGGGGTGATTAGGAAAAGCAGAAGTTCCTATGTGACGTAGCTTGAATAGTTCCCGGGATATTGAGTTCTCTCTTCCATTATGGTTATCAAAATTCAAAAACCTCTATCAAGACGTGACATATAGAGCACTATAAAGATAAAGTATACAATGTCATGTAGCATGAATCTTGTTCTTCAATTTTGAACTCTGTTAGTGTAGCAATTTTTTGGCAAATGAAAATAATTTGTATATTCCTGGCTAGTCTAGCGGATACCCCTCTTCTCTCGGGAACAAAAGGTTGAGGTTTCCAGCCTCCGTTGGGGTATGTTGGTGTGAGTATTTAACATTTAGATGGCTACAATTGACCATAAAGAACTAAAAAGGTAATTATTGTTCTCTTATCTCATTTTAATATACTTAAGGTCTAGAAATTTATCTTTAACACTATATTGTACAGAATCGTTGCACAAAGTAGCATTCATTTCAATAAAGTTACAAAGGGCTAAAACATGTAAAATGGCACGAACCCTTATGACATAATGAAATTGTTAAAGAAAAATGAAAGTAGAGCTGCTCCAGGCAAGTAAGAGTATTGAATAGATATTACAAGACTTAAAATTGTAATGTTAATATTCTCGGAGCACATAAATAAGACTGACCTAGTCTACCAATATAAGCAGTCTCCATGAGTTGTGCCAAAGGTTCAATAGCTTGGCCTGCAATAGCTGGTATAGATAGCCTTATAAGCTCGGTTTGGACACTCGGTATTGCACTGAAAACACAAAATCACCTTATGAAATGAGGCATAAG
This genomic window contains:
- the LOC141702823 gene encoding protein DETOXIFICATION 45, chloroplastic-like isoform X2, encoding METAYIGRLGSLELASAGVSISIFNIISKVFNIPLLSVTTSFVAEDISKHSTEGFSSAERMQLPSVSTALVLSIGIGILEATALYLGSGMFLSIMGISTASPMRTSAHHFLQLRALGCPAVVLSLAIQGIFRGFKDTETPVKCLALGNTAAVFLFPALMYVFHLGVTGAAISSIISQYTVTLSMIWHLNKRTILVPDFEKLQFGGYLKSGGFLLGRTLAAVMTVTLSTSMAARQGPLSMAAHQIILQVWLSTSLLADAQSSSSQALIASSFAKGDYNRVREITYISIKAGLFTGILLAIILSLSFGSLATLFTKDVEVLNIVRSGLLFISASQPITALAYIFDGLHYGISDFMFAACSMMVVGALASAFLLWAPPLIGLSGVWSDCLQRMAPGGSCRTFRELRLLFDIRYG
- the LOC141702823 gene encoding protein DETOXIFICATION 45, chloroplastic-like isoform X1 is translated as METAYIGRLGSLELASAGVSISIFNIISKVFNIPLLSVTTSFVAEDISKHSTEGFSSAERMQLPSVSTALVLSIGIGILEATALYLGSGMFLSIMGISTASPMRTSAHHFLQLRALGCPAVVLSLAIQGIFRGFKDTETPVKCLALGNTAAVFLFPALMYVFHLGVTGAAISSIISQYTVTLSMIWHLNKRTILVPDFEKLQFGGYLKSGGFLLGRTLAAVMTVTLSTSMAARQGPLSMAAHQIILQVWLSTSLLADAQSSSSQALIASSFAKGDYNRVREITYISIKAGLFTGILLAIILSLSFGSLATLFTKDVEVLNIVRSGLLFISASQPITALAYIFDGLHYGISDFMFAACSMMVVGALASAFLLWAPPLIGLSGVWSGLTLFMALRTVAGLMRLSSKNGPWWFLQDIQGTEVAV